The Halovivax ruber XH-70 genome includes the window CGTATCCGTTCTCCACAAGCCGACCGATCGTTCCCGTTGCCACCCGCTACCGCTCGCTCTCTGCTCGATCTGCGTCCCTAGAATTGTCGGGGAGATTGGTTTGCATTGCCCCGTGTTCGACCGCATCGTTGAAGACGAGTTCGCGATGCGGATACGCGAATTGGACATCGGTGTCGGCGTAGCGTTCGCGGACGCGCTGGGCGACGATCGATCGGGCGCGCGTGAGTTTGTACGGCTCTTTCACCCAGAATCTGAGGACGAGTCTGACTCCGCTATCAGCGTAGGCCTTGACGTCACAGAGCGGCGAGGCCGTGTAGCGGGCGCTTCCGACCCGGACGTCCGGCCCACCACCGACGACTTCGTCGACCGACCGGGCCGCCCGTTCGGCATCGCGAATCGCCTGGTCGAGATCACTCTCGTAGGTGACGTCGTACTCGATCGAGACGCGTGTCCGTTCGTCCTCGGCGGAGTAGTTGAGCACGTCCCGTTCGTGCACGTCGCTGTTTGGGACGACGAGAATCGTGTTCTCTAGCGTGACGATCTTCGTATACCGGATCGTGATGTCCTCGACGAAACCGACGTGGTCCTGATCGACGATTTCGATCATGTCGCCGATCTCGAACGGCTTGTCGGTGAGGATGAACAGGCCGTGGATGAGACTGCCGATCAACGGGGCGAGAACGACGGCAACCACGGCCGATAACACACCGACCGAGAGGAGTATCTCGACGTTGCCGATGCCGAGCACCAGTGCCGCAGCGACGAGCGAGAGAAGCAGTACCGAGAGGCGGATCGTACGAAGCACGGACCGGGTTACGCTCGGTCGCTCGATCCGCTGGGCGACGGTCCGACCGGCGAGTCTGACCACGAGTTTCGATCCGTACCACCCACCGACGAGGATGACGAGGGCGATCGCGACGCTCCAGATCATCTCGTTGTCCCTCGACCAGTCTCGTATCGACGTGAGCAACGGCGAGGAGACGATGTCGGCGACGACCTGCTCGACGACTCGCATGACTTGCCCGTTGCCGTCTCGTGGGTTAAACGTTCTGACCGACCCGGCTGCTCACCCAGTAGCGCTGCAGCGACGAGCGATCGATGTGGTGAACGCGACTCTCGTCTCGTGCGATCGCCCACCGGTTCAAAGACGGTCGGGTGCGTATGTCCGTCTGACGTGCAGTCCATAGTGGAGCTACCATGACACGTGATCGCTCGTCTATCCGGACGGGAATCGTCGGCCTGGGGAACATCGGGCAGTACCACGGCCAGCGATTGCTGGATACGGGCGTTTCGCTCGTCGGCGGGGTCGATATCGACCCACGCGCTCGCGAGCAATTCGAACGTCGGTACGACGCACCGACGTACGACCGGGGCGACCCGCTCTACGAGTCGGTCGACGCGCTGGTGGTGACGACACCCAACGAGTATCACGAACCGTACGCGGTCGAGGCGCTCGAACGCGACATCCACGTCCTGATCGAGAAACCGCTTGCACACACCGTCGAGAGCGCAGAACGTATCGTCGAGGCTGCCGCCGACTCCGAGGCAGCCTGTATGGTCGGGTTCAACAACCGCTTTTCCAACACGGTCGCCGTCGTCAGGGATCGAATCGATCGTGGCGAACTCGGCGACGTGAGACACGTCGAAGCCAACTACGTCCGCCGACGCGGCGTTCCCGGGCGGGGAACGTGGTTTACCCACCGGGAACGTGCTGGTGGCGGCGCGTTGATCGACCTGGGGGTCCACGCCATCGACCTGGCGCTGTACGTCATCGATTTCCCGGCCCCGACGGTCGTTCTCGGGGAGACCAGATCTGACTTCGGACGGCGCGACGACTACGTCTACCTCGAGATGTGGGGCGAGGATGCGGGTCCGGAGTCGTTCGACGTGGAGGACTCGTCGAGTGCGTTCGCCCGGACCGATTCCGGCCAGACAGTCTCGCTGGAAGTTGCCTGGGCCACGAATCGACCGGCGACCCACGAGTTCGTCGTCCACGGCACCGAGGCCGCCGCCCGGTTCGACCTCATCGAACACGATCTCACGTTCCATCGCGCGCGGACGAACGGGCCAGCCGCGCTGGAAGATACGTCCGTCAGAACCCGCGACGTGGATACCCATCGCGAAGAACAGCAGGTGTTCTTCGACGCGATTCTCGACGGAGAAGATCCCTCGAACGTCGCCGAAGCGTTCACGGTCCAGCGCGTAATTCAGGCGATTTACCGGTCCAGTGAACGTGGCGAGGCGGTTTCGCTCTCCTGATCGGTCACGCTGGCTCCCCGGCGAGCACGTTCGGGTGTGGGTCGGCACTTTCGGGACTCGCGGGAGAGCCGCGCGCTACTCGGACCGTGTCCGGGTTTTATCGACGCGGCTGTGGTCGATGGGCCATGGATCTCGGTGTACACACGCCGTCTCTGGCAGATCGATCGTTCGAGGATGTCCTCGAATACCTGTCCGACCGCGGTGTCTCCGCCGTCGAACCCGGTGTCGGCGGCTTCCCCGGAGAGGACCACGTGGCGCGGGCGATGTACCTGAACGACGACGAAGCGCAGGCTGAACTTCGGGACGCACTCGATCATCACGGGATACGAATCAGTGCTCTCGCGACGCACAACAATCCGCTCCACCCGGACGAAGAACGTGCATCACGGGCCGACACCGAACTTCGGGAGGCGATCCGCCTGGCAGCCCAACTCGACGTCTCGACGGTGACGTGCTTCTCCGGGCTTCCGGCGGGGAGCCCGGACGACGAGACGCCGAACTGGATCACGGCGCCGTGGCCGCCCGAACACGAATCCGCGCTGGCCTACCAGTGGGACGTCGCGATCGAGTACTGGAGAGACGTTGCGTCGGTCGCCGACAGGCACGACGTCGACGTTGCGATCGAGATGCATCCGAACATGCTCGTATATGAACCGACGGGGCTGTTGCGACTGCGTGACGAAACGGGTCCGCGGATCGGTGCCAACTTCGATCCCTCGCACTTCTACTGGCAGGGTATCTCGATCACCGACGCGATCCGGGCGCTCGGGGAACACGACGCGATCCACCACGTCCACGCGAAGGATACGCGCCGGTACGACGCCAACGTGCGAGTGAAAGGGGTTCTCGACACGACGCCGTTCGACCGAGAACGCGACCGTTCGTGGCTGTTTCGTTCCGTCGGCTACGGCCATGGCGCTCGCCACTGGAAGGACGTCGTCTCGACGTTGCGCCTCGTCGGCTACGACGACGCCATCAGCATCGAGCACGAGGATTCGCTGACGAGTTCCGAAGACGGTCTCGAGAAGGCCATCGATTTTTTGGCGCCGATCGTCTTCGAGGGCGAACCCGACGCCCCGTTTTGGACCGAAGGCATCGACTGAGGGCGTCGGACGGAAGGTGGGAAATAGACTGGTTGCCGGCTGTGAATAATTGCTAACTGTCGCGTCGGCGAAGCGTCCGCATGGCACTCGACGTCGGCGTCCTCGGCTACCGGTTCATGGGTACCGCCCACGCCAACGCGTTCGCCCGGCTCCCGATGTTCTTTCCCGACACACCGGACGTCACGCGCGACGTCTTGATCGGCCGGGACGAAGACGCGCTCGGGGACGCGCGGACCCGACTCGGGTTCGATCGGACGGCGACCGACTGGCGATCGGTCGTCGACGAGGTCGACGTCTTCTACAACCTCGGACCGAACTTCCTGCACGCTGAACCGGCGATCGCGGCGCTCGAGGCTGGCGTTTCGGTCTTCTCGGAGAAACCCCTCGCAGCGACGCTCGACGGCGCCACTGAGATGGCAGCAGCCGCCCGTTCGGCCGGTGTACCGACGGCGTGTGGCTTCAACTACCGGTTCGTTCCGGCGATTCGATACGCGCGCGAGCTGATTCAGTCCGGCACGCTCGGCGACATTCGGACCTTCCGTGGACGCTACCTGCAGGACTGGCTCGTCGATCCGGAGGCACCGTGGTCCTGGCGGCTCGACGCGGAGCTGGCTGGTTCAGGTGCGCTCGGTGACCTCGGCGCACATACGGTCGATCTTGCACGATTTCTCGTCGGTGACGCGCCCGGTGGCGGCCGGATCGAACGCGTGAGCGGGCACCTGCGAACGGCCGTGACGGAACGGCCCGTGGAGGGGCCGGCTGGAGAAACGCGACCTGTGACCGTCGACGACGAGTACACCGCCCAGCTTGCGTTCGAAGACGGTGCGATCGGGCTTCTCGAAGGCTCTCGGATCGCTCCGGGTCACAAGAACGACCATACGATCGAGATTCACGGGAGCGAGGGAAGTCTGCGGTTCTCGCTCGAGCGACTCAACGAACTCGAAATGCTCGGTCCGGACGACCGAGGATACGAGACCGTTCTCGTCACCGACGAAACCGATCCCTACATCGATCACTGGTGGCCCCCGGGCCACGTCCTCGGGTGGGAACACACGTTCGTCCACGAAAACGCGTCGTTCTTGCGAGCCGTCGCCGAGGGAGATGCGTACGAGCCGTCGTTCGCCGACGGACTGGCTGCCCAGCACGTACTCGCCGCGATCGAAGCGAGTGACCAGTCGGGATCCTGGGAGCGGGTTACCGAGACGAGTGAGTCGTCGCAAGCCTGATGCTGTCCATCGCGAGGCCGTCGGCGAGCCACTCCGGTGACAGTTTTATGGGAGCCCCTCGATGGACCGACAATGAAAGTGATCAAAGACAGCGTCCACGATCACATCGCCGTCGACGGCGTGGCCAGGGCGCTGCTCGATACGCCGGAACTCCAGCGGTTGCGTCGCATCTCCCAGTTGGGGACCGTCTCACTCGTCTATCCGTCGGCGAATCACTCCCGGTTCGAACACAGCCTCGGCGTCTACCATCTCGCCTGTGAAGCACTCGAGCAACTTGGGATCGAGGGAATCCAGGCCGATCGAATCAAGGCTGCGGCAATGGTCCACGACGTCGGCCACGGGCCCTACAGCCACAACGTCGAGGAGCTCATCCAGCGACGGACTGGCCGGTACCACGACGACGTCCACGATCTGCTCGCCGACGGCGAGATTGCCGACGTCCTCTGTGACCACGGCCTCGAACCGGATCGAATCGCCGATCTCGTTGCGGGCGACGGGGAGTTCGGCCAGCTCGTCTCCGGGGAACTGGACGTCGATCGGATGGACTACCTCGTCCGCGACGCCCACCACACCGGTGTCCCCTACGGCGCGATCGACCACGGTCGGCTGGTTCGAGAACTGCGATACGTCGACGGGCAACTCGTCCTCGGTGAGGGCAACGTCCAGACGGCCGAGAGTCTGCTCGTCGCCCGGGCGCTGATGAACCCGACGGTCTACAGCCACAGCGTCGCCCGTATCAGCAAGGCCATGCTCAGACGGGCGACCGAAGCCCTCCTCGACGCCGGCGGAACCGACGCCCGGACGCTGGCCTGGATGGACGACGCGGAACTCGTCGTCGCCCTCCGCGAGTGCGAGGCGAGTCACCCGCTCGTCCGGCGACTCGACGAACGGCGACTCTACAAGCGGGCGATCTGGGCGGAGATCGACGACGTACCCGGCGGAATCATCGAAGCCACTCACGACGATCTCGTTCGATTCGAACACGAAATCGCCGACAGGGCCGACGTTCCCGTCGGTCACGTGATCCTCGACGTGCCGAGCCGCCCGTCGATGGCGGAATCCACCACACGCGTGCTGGTAAACGGGGAGGTTCGCCAGCTCGGTCACCAGTCACCACTCGTCGACGCACTCCGGTCTGCGCAGTACGCCCAGTGGCGCCTCGGCGTCTACAGCCCTGCCGACGAACGCGATCGGGTCGGTCGTGCAGCGGTCGACGTGCTCGGGCTGGACATCGACGGCCCGCTCGTGAGCGACGTCCGGGACGGGCTCTACACCACGCTCGATCACTTCGCCGAGTGAGCCCGCTCCGCCGCATCGGACTCTCGTCCGTTGCCGGGACGCCGAAAGGACTCTCGTCCGTCGCGAGAGCCTGGGTACGATCGAGATGACGAATTCCCGCCTTCGAACGCTTCAAGGAGCGACCGGTCGAATCACGACCATGGAACTTTCCGGAACGATCCTTCGCGGATCGGAATACGAGCCGATCGAGGGGCGGATCGTGATCGAAGACGGTCGAATCGAAGCGATCGAGGAGGCGACGAACGTTCCCGATCGCATCGTGTCGCCAGCGTTCGTCAACGCCCACACCCACCTCGGCGATTCGATCGCGAAAGAGGCCGGTCGCGGCCTCTCGCTCGCGGAACTTGTCGCGCCTCCCGACGGGCTGAAACACCGACTCCTCCGTGAGGCCGATCGTGACGAGATGGTTGACGGAATGAAGCGGTCGCTCGAATTCGCCCTGGCAACCGGGACGGTCGCGTGTCTCGACTTCCGCGAAGGCGGCGTCGAGGGTGTCTCACGACTGGAGGAGGCGGCGAGTGAGCTTCCGATCGACGCCTACGCGTTCGGACGCGAATCGGTCGAGGCGATGGAAGCAGGCGACGGGTTCGGCGCCAGTGGGGCGAACGACGCCGACTTCGAGCGAGAACGGCGCGCGACTGCGGCAGCGGACAAACCGTTCGGCATCCACGCCGGCGAGGCCGATCCGAGCGATCTCGACCCCGCGCTCGACCTTTCACCGGAGTTTCTGGTCCACGTCGTCCACCCCGAACCCCGCCACCTGGAGCGGATCGAATCGGACGAGATCCCGATCGCCGTCTGCCCACGCTCGAACCTGGTCACGGGCGTCGGCGTTCCCCCGGTCGACGAACTCGCTCGCCGGACGACGGTAGCGCTCGGCACCGACAACGTGATGCTTAACTCGCCGTCGATGTTCCGGGAGATGGAGTTCCTCGCGAAACACACCTCGCTCGAGGCCCCGGCGATCCTCCGGATGGGGACCAGAAACGGGGCCGCCCTCCTCGGCCGCGACGACGGTCTGATCGAGGAAGGACGGCCCGCGAATCTCCTCGTCCTCGACGCCGACACACCGAACCTCGCTGGCGTTCTCGACCCCGTCAGAGCTGTCGTCCGTCGAGCTGGGCAGGGTGACGTCGCCGACGTGATCGTCGACGGTCGGTCCGTCGAGATGAGTGACTGGTAATCCGCCCAGGCAGCTCCGCTCGCACCCGACATGCTTCGGTTCGAAACCGCGATACGCCTATTAGGATGGAGAGTTACGTGGTACCATACCACGATGTACGACCGTCTTCTCGTCCCGACCGATGGATCGTTCGCCGTCGAGCGAGCCATCTCGCACGCGATTGACCTCGCCGAGGTTCACGACGCGGCGATCGATGCGCTCTACGTCGTCAACGCAACCAGTTACGGCGGTCTCCCGATGGAGACCGCCTGGGACGGGATCGGACGCGCACTCGAGGACGAAGGAGCGGCGGCCGTCGAACGCGTTCGAGAACTGGCCGCCGAGCGGGAGGCAGACATTCCTGTACGAACCTGCGTCGTCAACGGTTCTCCCAGCCGATCGATCGTCGAGCACGCACGATCGAACGAGTGCGATCTGATCGTGATGGGGACCCACGGACGCGGCGGGATCGACCGACTCTTGCTCGGCAGCGTCGCCGAACGCGTCGTCAGATCTGCCCCGATCCCGGTGACGACGGTTCGCGTCGGTGACGACGAGCAGGACGAGGCGGAGGGGCGGTCCGAGGCGGTTGCAACCGCCGAGTGACACTGAGTCGGGCGTAAGTCAATTCGCTGAATGGACGTCCAGGAGAGGACGTAACGGGTTGGCTGCGAATCGGTGTGAACACTGATTGTACGTGAACGGGCATCTGGACCGGCCGGATCAGGTCTGATCGGACGCCGGCCTCAGGTGCTCGCAGTCGCCTGCCGTCACGGTGACCCTGTCGTCGTCCGTCTCGAGAACGAGCGCGCCCGACTCGGTGACGGCGACGGCCGTCCCCTCGATCGTCCGCTCCCGGTGGGTGACGCTCACCCGCTGACCCAGCGTCACGGCGAGTTCGCGCCAGCGGTCGAGGGTGGCCGACAGATCGTCGCGCCGCGCGTCGAAGCGTTCGAGCAATCGCTGGAGAAACGCCCGCCGGTCGACCGCACTCGCTTCCTGGACGATCGAGGTGGCGCCAGCCGGAAGGGCCGATGGGTCGACATTCGCGTTGACGCCGATGCCGCAGACGAGCCACGAGATACGGTCGGTCTCGCCTTCCATCTCGGTCAGGATACCTGCGAGTTTACGGTAGCCGCGATCGGTGTCGGCCGGGACGACGACGTCGTTGGGCCACTTGATCCCGGCGTCGACACCCGCCTCCCTGCTGGCCTCCGTCGTTGCCACGGCGGCGGCGAGCGTGTAGAGTGGCGCGCGAGCGGGCGGAATCGTCGGCCGGCAGACCAGACTCGTCCAGATGCCGCCAGCCGGAGAGTCCCAGCCGCGATCGAGTCGTCCCCTGCCACCCGACTGGGTGTTCGCGACGACAGCGACGTCATCGGCGCCGTCTGCAGCGAGTTCGCGCGCCCGCTCGTTCGTACTGGGGAGGGTGTCGTGGAAGTCGATCGAAAACGGTGCGTCCAGGCCGTACTCGACGAGCGGGCCACTGTACCCCGATACGTCGCCGAGCGCGTATCCCGACGGCGTCCCGTCGATTGCGAATCCTGCCTCGCGCAGCGCCTCCACGTGTTTCCAGACGGCCGCACGCGACATATTGAGCTCGTCGGCGAGCTCCGGTCCCGTTACTGGGCCGGCTTCCAGCCCCTCGATCACGGCCTGGCGCGTCTCGTCCATACTCTACCTCGCCACGGCATGCCCTTCAAAGAGCCGATACGGGCCAGGAAATTGGGGTTCGCCGACTCCTACCGAAATCAGCAGAACCGCACATTGCCGAGTTAAGCTCGCATCTCGGACAGCACGTCGCGTCCGGGTGCGATCAACTCGTCGAGGTAGCTCGCGAGCGCACCTTTTGCATCGGCTGGGTGGAGTTCGCCGGACTCCAGGTCGGTCGCTAGCATCTCGTAGGACTCGTAGGTCAGATCGCCGCCGTACTCGTCGGGTCGCTCGACGACGACTTCCTCGAAGCGGGGGAAGACGTGGTACTCGAAGAGTTCGAGGACGGGATTCTCGAGGTCTCCCTCGGGGTCACGCGTCGGCGGGCAGAACGCCGAGTTGACTTTCTCTTCGAGTTCCTCGGCGGAGTCCTCCATCGAGATGGTGACGCCCTCGGAAGAGGACATCTTCCCGTCACCAGTGGTGAGGTCTGCGACGATCGGCGTGTGGAGGACCGGGCGGGCCTCGTAGCCGATGTCGGGTAATTCCTCGCGCATGAGCATGTGGACTTTGCGCTGGTCCATTCCGCCGATCGCCAGGTCGAGATCGAGATACTCGATGTCCAGCGCCTGCATCAGCGGGTAGACGACGTGGCTCACCTTCGCCGTCTCGCCGGACTGGATCTCGGCCATCGCGCGCTGGGCCCGATTCAGCGTCGTCGAGAGCTCCAGTTCGTGTACGTCGAGGGTGTAGTCTTCTTCGAGCTGGTAGTCAGACCCGTAGACGAACTCCGTCCGTTCTTCGTCGAGGCCGTACGCGAGGAACTGCGCGCGCATTCGTTCGGCCGTCTCGCGGATCTCCTCGAAGGTGCCCTTGTCGTTCAGGTAGGCGTGGACGTCTGCAAGGAGGACGACGACCTCCATGCCCGCCTCTTGCAGGTCGATGAGTTTGTTCGCTGTCAACAGGTGCCCGAGGTGGAGCACGCCAGACGGCTCGTAGCCCACGTAGACCCGTTTGCCGTCGGGATCCTGGGCCAGTTCGCGAACCTCGTCCTCGACAACCACCTCGTCGGTGTTCCGGGTGAGCAACTCGTAGGTGTCCATGCGTGAGGTCAGTCGGTCGACCGATTTATGCGTTCGTTTCCGCGCCGGCGTTCCGAGCCATTGAAACCGTCTTGTCGGCTACGACTGGCCATGGAACCCGACGACTCCCGTGAACACGTCGTTCCCGGGACGGACGAGGAACTCGACGGGGCGGACGTCCGCGGCTACGACTTCCGCGACGGCGTCGATCTGGGATCGATTCTCGACAGCTACGCGACGACCGGCTTTCAGGCGACACAC containing:
- a CDS encoding mechanosensitive ion channel family protein, coding for MRVVEQVVADIVSSPLLTSIRDWSRDNEMIWSVAIALVILVGGWYGSKLVVRLAGRTVAQRIERPSVTRSVLRTIRLSVLLLSLVAAALVLGIGNVEILLSVGVLSAVVAVVLAPLIGSLIHGLFILTDKPFEIGDMIEIVDQDHVGFVEDITIRYTKIVTLENTILVVPNSDVHERDVLNYSAEDERTRVSIEYDVTYESDLDQAIRDAERAARSVDEVVGGGPDVRVGSARYTASPLCDVKAYADSGVRLVLRFWVKEPYKLTRARSIVAQRVRERYADTDVQFAYPHRELVFNDAVEHGAMQTNLPDNSRDADRAESER
- a CDS encoding Gfo/Idh/MocA family protein, producing the protein MTRDRSSIRTGIVGLGNIGQYHGQRLLDTGVSLVGGVDIDPRAREQFERRYDAPTYDRGDPLYESVDALVVTTPNEYHEPYAVEALERDIHVLIEKPLAHTVESAERIVEAAADSEAACMVGFNNRFSNTVAVVRDRIDRGELGDVRHVEANYVRRRGVPGRGTWFTHRERAGGGALIDLGVHAIDLALYVIDFPAPTVVLGETRSDFGRRDDYVYLEMWGEDAGPESFDVEDSSSAFARTDSGQTVSLEVAWATNRPATHEFVVHGTEAAARFDLIEHDLTFHRARTNGPAALEDTSVRTRDVDTHREEQQVFFDAILDGEDPSNVAEAFTVQRVIQAIYRSSERGEAVSLS
- a CDS encoding sugar phosphate isomerase/epimerase family protein, with the translated sequence MDLGVHTPSLADRSFEDVLEYLSDRGVSAVEPGVGGFPGEDHVARAMYLNDDEAQAELRDALDHHGIRISALATHNNPLHPDEERASRADTELREAIRLAAQLDVSTVTCFSGLPAGSPDDETPNWITAPWPPEHESALAYQWDVAIEYWRDVASVADRHDVDVAIEMHPNMLVYEPTGLLRLRDETGPRIGANFDPSHFYWQGISITDAIRALGEHDAIHHVHAKDTRRYDANVRVKGVLDTTPFDRERDRSWLFRSVGYGHGARHWKDVVSTLRLVGYDDAISIEHEDSLTSSEDGLEKAIDFLAPIVFEGEPDAPFWTEGID
- a CDS encoding Gfo/Idh/MocA family protein, with amino-acid sequence MALDVGVLGYRFMGTAHANAFARLPMFFPDTPDVTRDVLIGRDEDALGDARTRLGFDRTATDWRSVVDEVDVFYNLGPNFLHAEPAIAALEAGVSVFSEKPLAATLDGATEMAAAARSAGVPTACGFNYRFVPAIRYARELIQSGTLGDIRTFRGRYLQDWLVDPEAPWSWRLDAELAGSGALGDLGAHTVDLARFLVGDAPGGGRIERVSGHLRTAVTERPVEGPAGETRPVTVDDEYTAQLAFEDGAIGLLEGSRIAPGHKNDHTIEIHGSEGSLRFSLERLNELEMLGPDDRGYETVLVTDETDPYIDHWWPPGHVLGWEHTFVHENASFLRAVAEGDAYEPSFADGLAAQHVLAAIEASDQSGSWERVTETSESSQA
- a CDS encoding HD domain-containing protein, coding for MKVIKDSVHDHIAVDGVARALLDTPELQRLRRISQLGTVSLVYPSANHSRFEHSLGVYHLACEALEQLGIEGIQADRIKAAAMVHDVGHGPYSHNVEELIQRRTGRYHDDVHDLLADGEIADVLCDHGLEPDRIADLVAGDGEFGQLVSGELDVDRMDYLVRDAHHTGVPYGAIDHGRLVRELRYVDGQLVLGEGNVQTAESLLVARALMNPTVYSHSVARISKAMLRRATEALLDAGGTDARTLAWMDDAELVVALRECEASHPLVRRLDERRLYKRAIWAEIDDVPGGIIEATHDDLVRFEHEIADRADVPVGHVILDVPSRPSMAESTTRVLVNGEVRQLGHQSPLVDALRSAQYAQWRLGVYSPADERDRVGRAAVDVLGLDIDGPLVSDVRDGLYTTLDHFAE
- a CDS encoding amidohydrolase family protein, with protein sequence MELSGTILRGSEYEPIEGRIVIEDGRIEAIEEATNVPDRIVSPAFVNAHTHLGDSIAKEAGRGLSLAELVAPPDGLKHRLLREADRDEMVDGMKRSLEFALATGTVACLDFREGGVEGVSRLEEAASELPIDAYAFGRESVEAMEAGDGFGASGANDADFERERRATAAADKPFGIHAGEADPSDLDPALDLSPEFLVHVVHPEPRHLERIESDEIPIAVCPRSNLVTGVGVPPVDELARRTTVALGTDNVMLNSPSMFREMEFLAKHTSLEAPAILRMGTRNGAALLGRDDGLIEEGRPANLLVLDADTPNLAGVLDPVRAVVRRAGQGDVADVIVDGRSVEMSDW
- a CDS encoding universal stress protein, with the protein product MYDRLLVPTDGSFAVERAISHAIDLAEVHDAAIDALYVVNATSYGGLPMETAWDGIGRALEDEGAAAVERVRELAAEREADIPVRTCVVNGSPSRSIVEHARSNECDLIVMGTHGRGGIDRLLLGSVAERVVRSAPIPVTTVRVGDDEQDEAEGRSEAVATAE
- a CDS encoding biotin--[acetyl-CoA-carboxylase] ligase, which translates into the protein MDETRQAVIEGLEAGPVTGPELADELNMSRAAVWKHVEALREAGFAIDGTPSGYALGDVSGYSGPLVEYGLDAPFSIDFHDTLPSTNERARELAADGADDVAVVANTQSGGRGRLDRGWDSPAGGIWTSLVCRPTIPPARAPLYTLAAAVATTEASREAGVDAGIKWPNDVVVPADTDRGYRKLAGILTEMEGETDRISWLVCGIGVNANVDPSALPAGATSIVQEASAVDRRAFLQRLLERFDARRDDLSATLDRWRELAVTLGQRVSVTHRERTIEGTAVAVTESGALVLETDDDRVTVTAGDCEHLRPASDQT
- a CDS encoding tyrosine--tRNA ligase yields the protein MDTYELLTRNTDEVVVEDEVRELAQDPDGKRVYVGYEPSGVLHLGHLLTANKLIDLQEAGMEVVVLLADVHAYLNDKGTFEEIRETAERMRAQFLAYGLDEERTEFVYGSDYQLEEDYTLDVHELELSTTLNRAQRAMAEIQSGETAKVSHVVYPLMQALDIEYLDLDLAIGGMDQRKVHMLMREELPDIGYEARPVLHTPIVADLTTGDGKMSSSEGVTISMEDSAEELEEKVNSAFCPPTRDPEGDLENPVLELFEYHVFPRFEEVVVERPDEYGGDLTYESYEMLATDLESGELHPADAKGALASYLDELIAPGRDVLSEMRA